The sequence below is a genomic window from Nicotiana tomentosiformis chromosome 6, ASM39032v3, whole genome shotgun sequence.
atttgctgcatttaagctgtcatatatcactattttgaaaatttcagaaaaatattattttctatttcggtcaaacttgatatgaaatttcagtgaaatcttaaatgttgaatttgagagcatgcctacccttttatgttggaaaataCTGTATTTGGACATAGTTGagaaagctcgtcactactttcagttttttatttattattattacttactgagttggttgtactcatactataccctgcacttcgtgtgcagatccaagtgatcccggatacagtgggtgttgattatttcacAAAATTGAGTTTTTGGAGATTCATAGGTAGTtgctatgtttcgcagaccttgtctctccttccctatcctttttcttattgtatttggtcttggattattatagaccgggtttcccaaacttgtaatgtatagatgctcatgtactcagtgacactgggttttgggagtgtgtttatttccaaTGTTGGTGCGATTTACCCTtgaacttaattattatgttttcagtatttaaaataaattgtgggttattggtgttgtcggcttgcctagtattgagataggcgccatcatgacgggtgagatttcgggtcgtgacacattaaGTATATGTCGAATCACCCACCATGCTTGCTGAGGTACTGCCATTTGCATAAGTTGTTGACCTTTGATGTAGTAGGTATGTATCCATTTGATCTAGAGTCTGTCTTGTTTATTTGCAAGGTCCCAACACACATTTGCAATGGTAGCTTTGTTTCACAATTGGAGATTGATTAAGTTCAAACCTCCTACAGACTTAGGAGTACATAGTTTCTCCCATGCAACCAATGATTTCTTGGTGTTATTATTGTCAACAGACCATACATAGCTTCGACAATAACCATCAACGAGCTTCAAAACCTTAATGGGAAGGGGAAGCAGTTGAGCCCAGTAAGCCTATATGCCAAATAGAACACTTTGCACCAGTTGTACTCTCCCTGTATATGATAGCTTCTTTGTTGTCCAGGAAGACACTCTTGCCATTATTTACTGAATGAGGGGTTTCTATTGCATTAGTGAAATCTTCTTGGTTGAAAGTGGTATGCCAAGGTACCTGAAAGGTAACTCTCCTTTACCATACCCCAAATGTTGTAGTATTCTTGATTTCTCAGTCTGAGAAACTCTACCAAAGTAGACAGAGCTTTTGCCTAAATTAGCTTGTAGGTCTGAGGTTTGAGAGAACTGACTGAAACATCCATGCAAGGCAATAATTGATGATAGATCACCTCTGAAgaacaatatcaaatcatcagCAAAACCCAAGTGAGTAATGCCTAGCTTAGCACACttatgatgatatttgaaagttgtCTTCTTTCGGTCCATTTAGGCTCCTACTGAAATATTCCATGACAAATGCAAATAGAAATGAGGAGAATGGATCTTCTTGTCTAAGTCCCTTAGCAACATCAAAAGGAATGGTAGTCTCTCCATTTACCACTATTGTGTAATTGACAGTTTTGACACACTCAAGTATCCAACTTGTGAACTTTGTAGGGAAGCACATAGTGCCCATTACCTGCTCCAGAAAGATCCATTTTACTGAATCATAAGCCTTGTGCAAATCAATCTTTATCATGCATCTATCAGAGATATGCTTCCTTGTGTATGCCTTGACTAGCTCATGAGCTAGAATAATATTATCAGTTATCCTTCTACCAGATATGAATCCAACTTGGTTCTCACTGATCAATGTTGCAATGATTTGATGTAATCTTGCTGCTAGAACTTTGGAAATGAGTTTATACAGTAATGTGTAATAAGTTATAGGCCTAAAGTCTTTTACTGTAGTAGGCTAATCAACCTTAGGAACTAAAGTTATGGTAGTACAGTTGACAACCTTGTACATCCCACCATTGGTAAACAAATCTTTCACAGCTTCACAAATCTCCTCCTTGAAGATGTGCTatacttttttgaaaaaatagACATTATATCTATTAGGACCCATAAAATTTCACAAAGGAATATTAAGGTTTCATGGTAGCGAGgtagactttttggattgaacagtgcattggggagttgaaaaAAAATCTTTAGAAGCATAGGGCATTTATGCGGTTCATTCCGCAGATCTACTGCGAATTGAAGCATAGAGATTGTTGAATTTGAAGGTCATTTCTGCGGTATATTATGCGATTGCATAtgcactttgcggaccgcatttcAGTCGCAGACTTGGCATGAGAAAATCTGGGAGATAATTCTGCGGTCCAGTCTGCGATCGCAAAACATGTTTGCGGACCACAGAACTGTCGTATACTGGATCAAACAAGTCTAATTTTTGGAcatcatttttgcggcccattttaCGGGCCGCATATCGATTTTGCGGTATggtctgcgaccgcagacccgATTTTGgcaagtttaagttttgaaaGTTTTACcagatcccatttttataaaaaggcattgggggtcatttttaagagtttcatctgatatttttagagagatgtgagagtatcttagagagagaaatagaagacctagccatttgttcatcaattattgctcaaggcttgaagatttcacaaggatcttgctagggcttcaggGAAGTAAGAATtgctttccccaattcttcaatttcgagtttggggtaaaagattggtgattggtggtatgattcttaggtgtgagagtattatgtatatatgcatgtaccaataatatttgtgggaagattgttgagctcaaataagtaaagattggattgtggaaagaagaaaatcttgtagaagaaccttgtagccaaatttgcatacctagtatttgataaaatgctcaaatgggctgaaaccatgaatatcttcctaatttgcattcaattttattatgtctcaaaatagattgggattgctaggattttgagaacgttgtagtaatttaaggaaagctcaaatagaggtatgttggctaaactcctctcttaaaattgaatcccacggtattcatgtaatttatgtaaatcccgagtggttcattataaaattggctatttcgaataagtttgtgttgaaagatatatgttcaatatgtataccaaatgctcttatcatgttatgttatcatttgagaatgtgttcaaagtatgggttgtgcattaaagatgtttcgacttcaagtcaagttcaaacaaaGGCTACTATGCCAATTTTTTTGAAATATCTCTATGtacctaagactcttaattgcttacATGTGTACTAAAAATTTTGATTTGAAATACCttgttattgatgatgatgatgatgatgtttgaaagtgaaaaaggtgagcatgaaatactataCACGACCGACGTACCAacaatgattttataattgtgactactagtgccaatga
It includes:
- the LOC138894621 gene encoding uncharacterized protein, whose translation is MLIDVTVDAKIGKIPFRFLNVWADHAKFLHLVQDVCSFPQRGWKIKSTWTKLKDLKPRLKTLNNEEFKSITLKIEQARSELHHIHEQMASQYSDFLLDQEKTMLTKLEKWSLIDDSILKDLEEIKQEIINFYKSLMGTAAQSLPAINREVMKQGHILTQQQRLQLRAEHIFKEEICEAVKDLFTNGGMYKVVNFLAARLHQIIATLISENQVGFISGRRITDNIILAHELVKAYTRKHISDRCMIKIDLHKAYDSVKWIFLEQVMGTMCFPTKFTSWILECVKTVNYTIVVNGETTIPFDVAKGLRQEDPFSSFLFAFVMEYFSRSLNGPKEDNFQISS